The following proteins come from a genomic window of Bactrocera tryoni isolate S06 chromosome 1, CSIRO_BtryS06_freeze2, whole genome shotgun sequence:
- the LOC120782250 gene encoding zinc finger matrin-type protein 2-like, producing the protein MSMRPDDHRRKWDKTEYQRLAQERLQNQTAKANPKDEEPIQRENLKRRDYKVDLDSKLGKSVVINKNTHTSQSGGYYCNVCDCVVKDSINFLDHINGKKHQRNLGMSMKVERSTVDQVKERFQANKKKMEEKQKDYDLERRLREAKEEEERYKEHRKEKRKERKRKASDTDLLGGGLSDDMAAIMGFSGFGGSKKNS; encoded by the coding sequence ATGTCTATGCGACCGGATGATCATCGTCGAAAATGGGATAAGACAGAATACCAACGACTGGCACAGGAAAGGTTACAAAACCAGACGGCTAAGGCAAATCCAAAGGATGAAGAACCCATACAACGCGAGAACCTAAAGCGGCGGGACTACAAAGTCGATCTTGACAGTAAACTCGGAAAAAGCGTTGTTATAAACAAGAACACTCATACCTCACAATCTGGTGGCTACTATTGTAATGTATGCGACTGTGTCGTTAAAGACTCAATTAATTTTCTTGATCATATCAATGGCAAAAAACATCAACGTAATTTGGGCATGTCCATGAAAGTGGAGCGCAGTACTGTCGATCAAGTAAAAGAACGATTTCAAGCGAATAAAAAAAAGatggaagaaaaacaaaaagattaCGACTTGGAACGGCGCCTACGTGAAGCTAAAGAGGAGGAAGAACGTTACAAGGAGCATCGAAAAGAGAAACGGAAAGAGCGTAAAAGGAAAGCCAGTGATACCGATCTATTGGGTGGCGGTTTATCTGATGATATGGCAGCTATTATGGGATTTTCTGGATTTGGCGGTTCCAAAAAGAATTCTTAG